In a genomic window of Streptomyces sp. NBC_01142:
- a CDS encoding MFS transporter, whose protein sequence is MSIVLVGAFMAVLDSFVVIVAGPAIQADLGASGSELQWILAGYQLSFAVFLITGGRLGDIQGRKRMFIAGMTLFTLASVACAVSPTAACLIMARLVQGLGAALMLPQVYAVITVLVGEKDRHRAFGVLGVVIGLATIGGQLIGGLLIGADLFGSGWRPVFWINVPIGLITVLLAARHLPESRAALARRLDIPGVVVLSAALFLLSFPLIQGHEAGWPRWAWACLAASALGFALFVHIERRTGHRGGDPLLRISLFATRSFSVGIVLVLALYAVLTSYYLVLSIALQDGLGMSALEAGLVYTPAAVTFFVFSMIASRLVPKHGRRVLEIGAIVLAAGYASTAIVLAGGLPFKPAVVIPTLMLQSVGGGLLITPSLNAVLRRIDPSDAGIASGVLSTAQQVGGALGVAIIGVVFSNSFHPSTQDRTEPAAHALAMSSLSTLIAAIAATVLVYLLPNSPHAATDTK, encoded by the coding sequence GTGTCGATCGTGCTGGTCGGCGCGTTCATGGCGGTCCTCGACTCCTTCGTCGTCATCGTGGCCGGGCCGGCGATCCAAGCCGACCTCGGCGCATCCGGCAGCGAGCTGCAATGGATCCTGGCCGGCTATCAACTCTCCTTCGCGGTGTTCCTCATCACCGGCGGCCGCCTCGGCGACATACAAGGGCGCAAACGCATGTTCATCGCCGGCATGACGCTGTTCACCCTGGCATCCGTCGCGTGCGCCGTCTCACCAACGGCGGCCTGCCTCATCATGGCGCGTCTCGTCCAGGGCCTGGGAGCCGCGTTGATGCTCCCCCAGGTCTACGCCGTCATCACCGTGCTGGTCGGAGAGAAGGACCGGCACCGGGCCTTCGGCGTGCTCGGAGTTGTGATCGGGCTCGCCACCATCGGCGGCCAACTCATCGGCGGTCTGCTGATCGGCGCCGACCTCTTCGGCTCCGGCTGGCGACCGGTGTTCTGGATCAACGTCCCGATCGGGCTCATCACCGTCCTGCTCGCGGCCAGACACCTGCCGGAATCCCGGGCGGCACTCGCCCGCAGGCTCGACATCCCCGGAGTCGTGGTCCTCAGCGCCGCACTGTTCCTGCTCTCCTTCCCGCTCATCCAGGGCCACGAAGCGGGCTGGCCCCGGTGGGCGTGGGCCTGCCTCGCCGCAAGCGCCCTCGGCTTCGCTCTTTTCGTCCATATCGAACGCAGGACCGGCCATCGCGGCGGCGACCCCCTCCTGAGGATCTCCCTCTTCGCCACGCGGTCATTCTCTGTCGGCATCGTCCTTGTCCTCGCCCTCTACGCCGTCCTCACCTCCTACTACCTCGTCCTGTCGATCGCACTGCAAGACGGACTCGGCATGTCGGCCCTCGAGGCCGGACTGGTCTACACCCCGGCGGCGGTGACCTTCTTCGTCTTCAGCATGATCGCGAGCAGGCTCGTGCCGAAGCACGGCCGCCGCGTCCTGGAGATCGGGGCGATCGTGCTCGCCGCCGGCTACGCGTCAACCGCGATCGTCTTGGCCGGCGGCCTCCCGTTCAAGCCAGCGGTGGTCATCCCGACGCTCATGCTGCAAAGCGTCGGTGGCGGACTGCTCATCACCCCGTCGCTCAACGCGGTCCTGAGACGTATCGATCCCAGCGACGCGGGCATCGCCTCGGGAGTCCTCTCCACCGCCCAGCAGGTCGGCGGCGCACTCGGCGTCGCCATCATCGGAGTCGTGTTCTCCAACTCCTTCCATCCCTCCACACAAGACAGAACCGAGCCGGCAGCGCACGCATTGGCGATGTCCTCCCTATCCACCCTCATCGCCGCGATCGCGGCGACC
- a CDS encoding SGNH/GDSL hydrolase family protein gives MTATATSLTEESDPFCLLPTSAAKLLADAPWRRFAVIGDSLSAGTGDPSPGYTTLGWADRVAGILRRVHPGLAYLNAAEIGATTARTLAAQADRMVAYGPDLVHVPCGANDLFHPEPDFTEIEQTLRRVFELAAGTGAQLTAFTLGKAFVVPKFPNWPDRVRRLNAITCQLAADHDAVLVDMWDHPVNSRPNLLSADRIHFSTSGQAVLAAEVVKALAAALDTNQGDIA, from the coding sequence ATGACTGCCACCGCAACCTCCCTCACCGAAGAGTCCGACCCGTTCTGCCTGTTGCCGACGAGCGCCGCGAAGCTCCTCGCCGACGCGCCCTGGCGCCGATTCGCGGTGATCGGCGACAGCCTCTCGGCGGGGACCGGAGACCCAAGTCCGGGCTACACCACCCTGGGATGGGCCGATCGTGTCGCCGGCATCCTTCGCCGCGTGCACCCCGGTCTGGCCTACCTGAACGCCGCGGAGATCGGGGCGACGACCGCCAGAACACTGGCGGCGCAGGCGGACCGGATGGTCGCGTACGGCCCGGACCTGGTCCATGTGCCGTGCGGCGCGAACGACCTGTTCCATCCCGAGCCCGACTTCACGGAAATCGAGCAGACGTTGCGGCGCGTGTTCGAACTCGCCGCAGGCACCGGCGCCCAGCTGACGGCCTTCACGCTGGGCAAAGCCTTCGTAGTGCCGAAATTCCCCAACTGGCCGGACAGGGTGCGCAGGCTCAACGCCATCACCTGCCAACTGGCCGCAGACCACGATGCCGTGCTCGTCGACATGTGGGACCACCCGGTCAACTCCCGGCCGAACCTGCTGAGCGCCGACCGCATCCACTTCTCCACCTCGGGCCAGGCCGTGTTGGCCGCCGAGGTCGTCAAAGCACTCGCGGCCGCGCTCGACACGAATCAAGGAGATATCGCGTGA
- a CDS encoding TetR/AcrR family transcriptional regulator: MSEPAERLGADVGAGTTDRRLLRGAQTRQTIARYAADVASLEGLNGLSIGRLATDLGLSKSGVQTLFGTKERLQVAAVESARAAFLDAVVHPASSAPRGVARLRALTERWIAYVEAPLFPGGCFWTANLADFDSRPGKVRDALVGHHRDWLGAITGELQEAVHTGEIADLDVDLAAFQIDAVLTAANIALRLGDNDAADKARRVVDGFLTPAR, from the coding sequence GTGAGTGAGCCAGCGGAGCGATTGGGCGCCGACGTGGGCGCGGGGACGACCGACCGGCGCCTCCTGCGCGGCGCGCAGACCAGGCAGACGATCGCCCGCTACGCCGCCGACGTGGCCTCGCTCGAGGGGCTCAACGGGCTCAGCATCGGCCGCCTCGCCACCGACCTCGGGCTCAGCAAGAGCGGCGTCCAGACGCTGTTCGGGACGAAGGAAAGACTGCAGGTCGCCGCCGTCGAGTCCGCACGGGCGGCCTTCCTTGACGCGGTCGTCCACCCCGCGTCGTCCGCCCCTCGCGGTGTCGCCCGGCTGCGTGCGCTGACCGAGCGTTGGATCGCCTACGTAGAGGCGCCACTCTTTCCCGGCGGCTGCTTCTGGACGGCGAACCTCGCCGACTTCGACAGCCGGCCCGGGAAGGTCCGTGACGCGCTGGTCGGCCACCACCGGGACTGGCTCGGTGCCATCACAGGCGAACTGCAAGAAGCCGTCCACACCGGGGAGATCGCAGACCTGGACGTCGACCTCGCGGCATTCCAGATCGACGCGGTGCTCACCGCCGCGAACATCGCCTTGCGCCTCGGCGACAACGACGCCGCGGACAAGGCCCGCCGTGTGGTCGACGGGTTCCTCACACCTGCACGCTGA
- a CDS encoding RICIN domain-containing protein, whose product MGSLQISSSAFGSQDEEPEVAHSAEAREGTGADGSDAGDFGTSDTDGTTFKNGVMSLNAASVSRMAAAAPPQGEGWKLNGATKWLQTGYTIKFYDQKSADWLARYVKASAADLQRVTNLPVTVDTKPVGWDYVRPKGEVVVGVLKRPCVPPADGGNKGWKIVRDGSGSPNLSCGLTSSSLPATVTSGHAYIDSEFFTTDGKPVPSRGDTFMRNHISHELGHTLGLTHANRSATRGDCVKGSDSGQNPVMCTPAAAYQDKRAGTYVQQFDMQGLRYLAAGAGAALPAQGKVTGLGNKCLDVKGGKAANGTQIQLYTCNGSVAQSWILGKDGTLRALGKCLDNARNATTDGNKIDLYDCTGQPAQRWSVNAKGQIVHVASGKVLDVSGGRTTNGTKIQLYTANTNKRQLWVAPK is encoded by the coding sequence GTGGGGAGTCTGCAGATCTCGTCCAGTGCGTTCGGCTCCCAGGACGAGGAGCCGGAGGTTGCGCACTCGGCTGAGGCGCGGGAGGGCACGGGGGCGGACGGCTCCGATGCGGGGGACTTCGGTACCTCCGACACCGACGGGACGACCTTCAAGAACGGGGTCATGTCGCTGAATGCGGCATCCGTGTCGAGGATGGCCGCAGCCGCGCCGCCCCAGGGCGAAGGGTGGAAGCTGAACGGTGCGACCAAGTGGCTGCAGACCGGCTACACGATCAAGTTCTACGACCAGAAGTCCGCGGACTGGCTGGCCCGCTATGTGAAGGCGTCGGCTGCGGACCTGCAGCGGGTCACCAACCTGCCCGTCACCGTGGATACCAAGCCGGTGGGCTGGGACTATGTCAGGCCCAAGGGCGAGGTGGTCGTCGGTGTTCTGAAGCGTCCGTGTGTGCCACCCGCGGACGGCGGGAACAAGGGATGGAAGATCGTCCGCGACGGGTCGGGGAGCCCGAATCTGAGTTGCGGTCTCACCTCCTCGTCTCTCCCCGCCACCGTGACCAGCGGACACGCGTACATCGACAGCGAGTTCTTCACCACAGACGGCAAACCCGTGCCTTCCAGGGGTGACACGTTCATGCGGAACCACATCAGCCACGAACTCGGGCACACGCTGGGGCTGACGCACGCGAACCGCAGCGCGACGAGGGGTGACTGCGTCAAGGGCAGCGACTCCGGCCAGAACCCGGTCATGTGCACGCCTGCCGCTGCGTATCAGGACAAGCGCGCGGGCACCTACGTCCAGCAGTTCGACATGCAGGGTCTGCGCTACCTCGCCGCCGGTGCCGGCGCGGCGCTGCCGGCGCAGGGCAAGGTGACCGGTCTCGGCAACAAGTGCCTCGACGTCAAGGGCGGGAAGGCGGCCAACGGCACGCAGATCCAGCTCTACACGTGCAACGGCTCGGTGGCACAGTCATGGATCCTGGGGAAGGACGGCACGCTGCGTGCGTTGGGCAAGTGCCTGGACAACGCGCGCAACGCGACTACTGATGGCAACAAGATCGACCTCTACGACTGCACCGGCCAGCCGGCGCAGCGGTGGTCGGTCAATGCGAAGGGCCAGATAGTGCACGTTGCATCGGGCAAGGTTCTCGATGTGAGCGGCGGCAGGACCACCAACGGCACCAAGATCCAGCTGTACACGGCGAACACGAACAAGCGCCAGCTCTGGGTCGCCCCGAAGTAG
- a CDS encoding class F sortase, which produces METGHTTSASPHSFIPSVKLLTCALVAGAVLVTNGARDEQPPQPPAAQAFSAPVRPAPSRTEAAALPAVQQLPPSDPVWLRIPAIGVAAPMARLDLDAAGALQPPPADTPGLAGWYGDGTAPGSVGTAITTGHVDTRAGPAVFHDLGALTKGDIIEISRTDLRTAVFAVYAVEVYDKRKFPDEKVYGSSDLPELRVITCGGGYSRHTGYRGNVVIYAALTAVK; this is translated from the coding sequence ATGGAAACCGGGCACACGACCAGCGCCTCCCCACACTCCTTCATCCCTTCGGTCAAACTTCTGACCTGCGCACTGGTGGCGGGGGCCGTGCTGGTGACCAACGGGGCACGCGACGAGCAGCCACCGCAGCCACCGGCTGCCCAGGCCTTCTCCGCCCCTGTACGGCCGGCTCCCAGCCGTACGGAGGCGGCCGCGCTCCCCGCCGTCCAGCAACTGCCCCCGTCGGATCCGGTCTGGCTCCGGATCCCCGCCATCGGCGTGGCCGCCCCCATGGCAAGACTCGACCTCGACGCGGCGGGGGCACTACAACCACCGCCCGCCGACACACCAGGCCTTGCCGGCTGGTACGGCGACGGCACGGCTCCCGGCTCGGTAGGGACAGCCATCACCACCGGGCACGTGGACACGCGTGCCGGCCCCGCCGTCTTCCACGACCTCGGTGCGCTGACCAAGGGCGACATCATCGAGATCAGCCGGACAGACCTGCGCACGGCCGTGTTCGCCGTGTACGCCGTGGAGGTCTACGACAAGAGGAAGTTCCCGGACGAGAAGGTCTACGGCAGTTCCGACCTGCCGGAGCTACGGGTGATCACCTGCGGCGGAGGCTACTCCCGTCACACCGGCTACCGGGGCAACGTCGTGATCTACGCGGCACTCACCGCGGTGAAATAG
- a CDS encoding sortase — MRNARVVIGIGLVLGALGLSVPAAAAADDSGIRIHPGNASPGSTVTVTTTACGPEVTYGKGESEAAGAFHFFEGDRKGVLTGQFEVPEGARPGSDTVTLKCPPRTKITDTYEITSRHPSGAVDAGFGADVDKGTQIALGGVLLAGAAAGSVVRMRRRPSGVRI; from the coding sequence ATGCGTAACGCACGTGTCGTCATCGGTATCGGCCTGGTTCTCGGAGCCCTTGGTCTGTCCGTCCCGGCCGCTGCCGCCGCCGATGACTCAGGCATCCGCATCCACCCGGGGAACGCCTCCCCGGGCTCCACCGTCACCGTCACCACCACGGCTTGCGGCCCGGAGGTGACCTACGGCAAGGGCGAGTCGGAGGCGGCAGGGGCGTTCCACTTCTTCGAAGGTGACCGTAAGGGTGTGCTCACCGGCCAGTTCGAGGTACCGGAAGGGGCCCGGCCCGGCAGCGACACAGTGACCCTGAAGTGCCCACCGCGGACCAAGATCACGGACACGTACGAGATCACCAGCCGCCACCCGAGCGGCGCGGTCGACGCCGGCTTCGGAGCCGACGTCGACAAAGGTACCCAGATCGCCCTGGGCGGTGTACTGCTCGCCGGAGCCGCCGCCGGGAGTGTGGTCAGGATGCGCCGCCGCCCAAGCGGTGTCCGAATCTGA
- a CDS encoding glutamate synthase subunit beta: MTDPHGFLRTPRRPVPARPVEERLSDWNEVYAGQVLLPLVSEQAGRCMDCGIPFCHSGCPLGNLIPEWNAYAFRGDWRAAAERLHATNNFPEFTGRLCPAPCEDACVLAINADPVTIKNVEQAIADQIWERGYASPQPPERLSGKTVAVIGSGPAGLAAAQQLTRTGHTVAVYERADRIGGLLRYGIPAFKMEKRYLDRRIEQMRAEGTKFRTGVDVGSDLDATELRGRHDAVVVAVGATEQRELPVPGRELNGIHQAMDYLTLANRVREGDYASPPVTAEGKHVVIVGGGDTGSDCLGTALRQGAVSVVQLDINPEPGDARTDTEPWPTYPKVYRISHAHEEARGRKGTDPRVFSSATLRFERGPTDHVHALCLTEVEPEARRPLSDTERVIPAELVLLALGFSGPARGTGLMEQLGLTLDGRGNFARDAGFAAETVERAGRSDRTEADGVFVAGDAGRGQSLVVWAIAEGRAAAAATDRYLTGSTVLPAPVTPKDRPMVA, from the coding sequence ATGACCGACCCTCACGGCTTCCTCAGAACCCCCCGTCGGCCCGTCCCGGCGCGCCCCGTCGAGGAACGGCTGAGCGACTGGAACGAGGTCTACGCGGGGCAGGTGCTGCTCCCGCTCGTGTCCGAACAGGCGGGGCGCTGCATGGACTGCGGCATACCGTTCTGCCACAGCGGCTGCCCGCTGGGGAATCTCATTCCCGAGTGGAACGCGTACGCGTTCCGGGGCGACTGGCGGGCAGCGGCCGAGCGGCTGCACGCGACGAACAACTTCCCCGAGTTCACCGGGCGGCTGTGCCCGGCGCCGTGTGAGGACGCCTGTGTGCTGGCCATCAATGCCGATCCGGTGACGATCAAGAACGTTGAGCAGGCCATCGCCGACCAGATCTGGGAGCGCGGGTACGCGTCACCGCAACCGCCGGAGCGGCTCAGCGGGAAGACCGTCGCCGTGATCGGCTCCGGACCCGCGGGACTGGCGGCGGCGCAACAGTTGACCCGTACCGGTCACACCGTCGCCGTGTACGAGCGTGCCGACCGCATCGGCGGACTGCTGCGCTACGGCATCCCCGCGTTCAAGATGGAGAAGCGGTACCTGGACCGCCGCATCGAGCAGATGCGGGCAGAGGGAACCAAGTTCCGCACGGGTGTGGACGTCGGCAGCGATCTCGACGCAACCGAGCTGAGAGGGCGCCACGACGCGGTCGTCGTCGCCGTCGGAGCCACGGAGCAACGGGAGCTCCCCGTCCCCGGCCGCGAGCTGAACGGCATCCATCAGGCCATGGACTACCTGACCCTCGCCAACCGGGTCAGGGAGGGCGACTACGCCTCGCCCCCCGTCACCGCCGAGGGCAAGCACGTGGTGATCGTCGGCGGCGGGGACACCGGCTCGGACTGCCTGGGTACCGCCCTGCGCCAGGGCGCGGTCTCCGTGGTGCAGCTGGACATCAACCCGGAACCGGGCGATGCCCGGACGGACACCGAACCCTGGCCGACGTATCCGAAGGTCTACCGGATCTCCCATGCCCATGAAGAGGCCCGGGGGCGGAAGGGCACGGATCCGAGGGTCTTCTCCTCCGCCACCCTCCGCTTCGAAAGAGGCCCGACCGACCACGTGCACGCGCTGTGCCTGACGGAAGTGGAACCCGAGGCCAGAAGGCCGCTGTCGGACACCGAGCGGGTGATCCCGGCGGAGCTGGTGCTGCTCGCCCTCGGCTTCTCCGGTCCTGCAAGGGGCACCGGCCTGATGGAGCAGCTCGGGCTCACGCTGGACGGCCGGGGAAACTTCGCGCGGGACGCCGGCTTCGCGGCAGAGACGGTGGAGCGGGCCGGGCGGTCAGACCGCACCGAGGCGGATGGGGTGTTCGTCGCGGGTGACGCGGGACGCGGCCAGTCCCTT